A genomic stretch from Chloroflexota bacterium includes:
- a CDS encoding trypsin-like peptidase domain-containing protein, with product MNALADIGTAVIEVGDRVAASTVGIGNRWRGGSGVVIGKNQVLTSAHNLHGEEPEVYFADGREARAQVKGVDQDADLAVLEVDTADAPAITWGDGAELQMGTPVIALANPSGGGRRLTVGFISNLDQAFRGPRGREVGQLIEHTARLMPGSSGGPIVDAEGRVLGINTIRMGGGFYGAIAADAAFQERIERIGRGEIRSHRRIGIGIAPPFVARRLRRAVGLPARDGLLVRDVEDESPAATAGILEGDLIVDVGGRPIREVNDMFEAIESAAEGSVSLTLVRGIEERTVEVTPTA from the coding sequence ATGAACGCTCTGGCAGATATCGGAACAGCAGTCATCGAGGTCGGTGACCGTGTCGCCGCTTCCACCGTCGGGATCGGCAATCGCTGGCGCGGGGGGTCCGGCGTGGTCATCGGTAAGAACCAGGTGCTGACCAGCGCCCACAACCTCCATGGCGAGGAGCCGGAGGTTTACTTCGCCGACGGGCGCGAGGCGCGCGCCCAGGTCAAAGGCGTGGATCAGGATGCGGACCTCGCCGTGCTCGAGGTGGACACCGCCGACGCGCCGGCCATCACCTGGGGCGACGGCGCGGAGCTCCAGATGGGTACGCCGGTCATCGCATTGGCCAACCCATCGGGCGGCGGGCGGCGGCTCACAGTGGGCTTCATTTCGAACCTTGATCAGGCCTTCCGCGGACCACGGGGACGCGAGGTGGGCCAACTGATCGAGCACACGGCACGGCTCATGCCGGGGTCGAGCGGGGGTCCGATCGTCGACGCCGAGGGGCGTGTGCTGGGCATCAACACCATCCGCATGGGAGGCGGCTTTTACGGAGCCATTGCGGCCGACGCGGCCTTCCAGGAGCGGATCGAACGGATCGGGCGCGGAGAGATCCGCAGCCACCGCCGGATCGGGATCGGCATCGCGCCGCCCTTCGTGGCGCGCCGCCTGCGGCGTGCGGTGGGCCTCCCGGCCCGGGACGGGCTGCTGGTGCGGGACGTCGAGGACGAGTCGCCGGCCGCCACGGCCGGCATTCTGGAGGGCGACCTGATCGTCGATGTCGGCGGCCGTCCCATCCGGGAGGTGAACGACATGTTCGAGGCCATCGAGTCCGCGGCGGAAGGGTCCGTTTCGCTGACCCTCGTCCGCGGCATCGAGGAACGGACCGTGGAGGTCACCCCCACGGCTTAG
- the panC gene encoding pantoate--beta-alanine ligase has protein sequence MNLARTIAELDAALAGLADRTDVGLVPTMGAFHDGHRSLFAAARGECRTVVVSLFVNPAQFGPGEDLESYPRDEARDAALAEAAGVDVLFVPGPDQIYPPGFDTWVDPGALGSILEGAVRPGHFRGVATVCLKLFHLVRPRRAYFGRKDAQQVAVIRALLRDLDLAPQIELRVLPTVRDADGLALSSRSAYLSPEERQQALALPRALQVGLAAHRSGGDAAGEARAVLEAAPGLALDYVAVADLDGPTLAAAVRIGTTRLIDNVLLSGQDAG, from the coding sequence ATGAACCTGGCCCGCACCATCGCCGAGCTGGACGCCGCGCTGGCCGGCCTCGCGGACCGCACGGATGTAGGACTGGTGCCCACCATGGGCGCCTTTCACGATGGGCACCGGTCGCTGTTCGCCGCCGCCCGCGGAGAGTGCCGCACGGTGGTGGTGTCGCTGTTCGTCAATCCCGCTCAGTTCGGCCCCGGCGAGGACCTCGAGAGTTACCCACGAGACGAGGCGCGCGATGCGGCCCTGGCCGAGGCAGCCGGGGTCGACGTGCTGTTCGTCCCCGGACCCGACCAGATCTACCCGCCCGGCTTCGACACCTGGGTCGATCCGGGAGCCCTCGGCTCGATCCTCGAGGGCGCGGTGCGGCCCGGGCACTTTCGGGGAGTGGCGACGGTGTGCCTCAAGCTGTTCCACCTGGTCCGCCCTCGCCGGGCGTACTTCGGGCGCAAGGACGCGCAGCAGGTGGCCGTCATCCGAGCCCTGCTCCGCGATCTCGACCTCGCGCCCCAGATCGAGCTCCGAGTCCTCCCCACCGTGCGTGACGCGGACGGGCTGGCCCTCTCGTCGCGGAGTGCCTACCTCTCCCCGGAGGAGCGGCAACAGGCCCTGGCCCTGCCCCGCGCGCTCCAGGTCGGGCTCGCCGCGCATCGGTCCGGCGGCGACGCGGCCGGCGAGGCACGGGCCGTGCTCGAGGCGGCGCCGGGCCTGGCGCTCGACTACGTCGCGGTGGCAGATCTCGACGGACCCACCCTGGCGGCCGCGGTCCGGATCGGTACCACGAGGTTGATAGACAACGTCCTGCTGAGCGGCCAAGATGCCGGCTGA
- the panB gene encoding 3-methyl-2-oxobutanoate hydroxymethyltransferase yields the protein MTTETPVLHPRFTLPELAAMKPRGERIVMVTAYDAPGARLADEVGIELILVGDSAAMVVLGHDSTVPATVDEMVMLTRAARRGAQRALLVADMPFGSFQVSDAEAITNAVRFVKESGADAVKLEGGGASLSRVRSIVGAGIPVMGHIGLTPQSATMLGGYKAQGRTAAKARALLADAQALQDAGCFAIVLEAVPAPVATRISQALRIPTIGIGAGPGCDGQVLVWHDLLGLTEGRAPRFVKRYAHLAEDIRQALAAYSADVRSGAFPTEEHSYGIPDEELALFESELDSGVLVRAEDARGSGSDWL from the coding sequence ATGACGACCGAGACACCCGTCCTGCATCCGCGCTTCACCCTGCCCGAATTGGCGGCCATGAAGCCGCGCGGCGAACGGATCGTCATGGTCACCGCCTACGACGCCCCCGGCGCCCGCCTGGCCGACGAGGTCGGGATCGAGCTGATCCTGGTCGGCGACTCGGCGGCGATGGTGGTCCTGGGCCACGACTCGACCGTCCCGGCCACCGTGGACGAGATGGTCATGCTGACCCGCGCGGCGCGGCGGGGCGCGCAACGGGCCCTGCTGGTGGCGGACATGCCGTTTGGCTCGTTCCAGGTTTCGGACGCCGAGGCGATCACGAATGCGGTTCGCTTCGTCAAGGAGTCCGGCGCCGATGCCGTCAAGCTGGAGGGCGGTGGCGCCTCGCTGTCACGCGTCCGGTCGATCGTGGGTGCCGGGATCCCGGTCATGGGCCACATCGGGCTGACGCCGCAGTCGGCAACCATGCTCGGCGGATACAAGGCGCAGGGCCGCACGGCTGCCAAGGCGCGAGCCCTGCTGGCCGACGCGCAGGCACTCCAGGACGCGGGCTGCTTCGCCATCGTGCTGGAGGCGGTCCCGGCACCGGTCGCCACCCGCATTAGCCAGGCGCTTCGCATCCCGACCATCGGGATCGGAGCCGGACCCGGCTGCGACGGCCAGGTGCTGGTCTGGCATGACCTGCTGGGCCTGACGGAGGGACGCGCACCGCGATTCGTCAAGCGCTACGCCCACCTGGCGGAGGACATTCGCCAGGCCCTGGCCGCCTATTCGGCGGACGTTCGGAGCGGCGCCTTCCCGACCGAGGAGCACAGCTACGGCATTCCGGACGAGGAGCTGGCGCTGTTCGAGTCCGAGCTGGACTCGGGGGTCCTGGTCCGGGCCGAGGACGCCCGCGGCTCGGGGAGCGACTGGCTCTAG
- a CDS encoding DUF6220 domain-containing protein yields MGLIPVARYAYVGLVWLFLVGVVIQVFLAGLGLFSSDPRDIALHINLGWVLHLWPILILIAAAFGRVGRPTLLWVGALVATVLVQPLLPGLAPTSVVLAALHAVNALLIFWIAVKLGLGGPALLPGTVAS; encoded by the coding sequence ATGGGACTGATTCCCGTCGCCCGGTACGCCTACGTGGGGTTGGTATGGCTGTTCCTGGTGGGCGTCGTGATCCAGGTCTTCCTCGCCGGGCTCGGACTGTTCAGCTCTGACCCGCGGGACATCGCCCTGCACATCAATCTCGGTTGGGTGCTCCACCTCTGGCCAATCCTGATCCTGATCGCGGCTGCTTTCGGGCGGGTGGGGCGACCGACGCTGCTGTGGGTCGGCGCCCTGGTTGCGACCGTCCTGGTCCAGCCGCTCCTGCCTGGGCTGGCACCAACATCGGTGGTGCTGGCCGCGCTCCATGCGGTCAATGCCCTGCTGATCTTCTGGATTGCCGTGAAGCTGGGGCTCGGCGGTCCGGCGCTGCTCCCCGGCACAGTCGCTTCTTAG
- a CDS encoding DUF2520 domain-containing protein, with product MISSVRVIGTGRAGSALAGRLRASGLAVATGREPLADSDLILLAVPDGAIAEVARGVPIGPWVGHVSGATSVTALAPHERRFSLHPLQTLTLDRGPEQLDGAWAALTFETDEAGQVAHWLAEQLGLHPFVLADADKPLYHAGAAMASNFLVTLYRVAARLLVESGAPPEALVPLMGRVIENGFQLTGPIARGDWATVDAHLAAIGERAADVGPVYRALAEATRAVATDRADRATDQASS from the coding sequence GTGATCAGCTCGGTCCGGGTCATCGGCACCGGCCGTGCCGGTTCGGCCCTGGCCGGCCGGCTACGGGCGTCTGGGCTGGCGGTGGCAACTGGCCGCGAACCGCTGGCCGACTCCGATCTGATCCTGCTGGCCGTGCCGGATGGGGCGATCGCTGAGGTCGCGCGCGGAGTGCCAATTGGGCCGTGGGTTGGGCACGTTTCAGGAGCCACCTCGGTGACCGCCCTGGCACCACATGAACGCCGATTCAGCCTCCATCCCCTGCAGACCCTGACCCTGGACCGGGGACCGGAACAGCTCGACGGAGCGTGGGCGGCGCTGACCTTCGAGACCGATGAGGCCGGCCAGGTGGCGCACTGGCTGGCTGAGCAGCTCGGCCTGCACCCCTTCGTGCTCGCCGATGCCGACAAGCCGCTGTATCACGCCGGGGCCGCCATGGCGTCGAACTTCCTGGTCACTCTGTACCGGGTGGCCGCGCGGCTGCTGGTGGAAAGCGGCGCCCCACCCGAGGCGCTCGTCCCGCTCATGGGCCGCGTGATCGAGAACGGGTTCCAGCTCACCGGTCCCATCGCCCGCGGGGACTGGGCCACGGTGGATGCCCACCTGGCCGCCATCGGTGAGCGCGCCGCGGACGTCGGGCCGGTGTACCGGGCGCTGGCCGAGGCGACCCGGGCGGTGGCCACCGACCGGGCCGATCGGGCCACCGACCAAGCGAGCTCATGA
- a CDS encoding helix-turn-helix domain-containing protein produces the protein MADTPLAAALERVGDRWSLLLIEALLDGPRRFTELAAVLDGIAPNILTDRLRRLESERVLRPRQYEERPPRATYELTAEGLELAGALRLLADWGSRSAPDAEPVRHAVCGTPVEARWYCSTCDRSVEPSEAEDLRFV, from the coding sequence ATGGCCGATACGCCACTCGCCGCTGCCTTGGAGCGGGTCGGTGATCGCTGGAGCCTGCTCCTCATCGAGGCCCTCCTTGACGGCCCGCGACGGTTCACCGAGCTGGCGGCAGTACTCGACGGCATCGCGCCCAACATCCTGACCGATCGCCTGCGTCGGCTTGAGTCGGAGCGCGTCCTCCGGCCACGTCAGTACGAGGAGCGGCCGCCCCGGGCCACGTATGAGCTGACGGCGGAAGGGCTCGAGCTGGCGGGAGCCCTGCGGCTGCTCGCGGACTGGGGGTCACGCAGCGCACCGGATGCCGAGCCGGTTCGGCACGCCGTGTGCGGGACTCCGGTTGAGGCGCGGTGGTACTGCTCGACGTGCGACCGATCGGTCGAGCCCTCGGAAGCCGAGGACCTGCGCTTCGTCTAA
- a CDS encoding GNAT family N-acetyltransferase, translating into MADDPRPVESERLAMPLLTASRMERLLAGDADSVAPEIGAPIPDWWANDAGRLMRFRLKQIGKEPASEPWLLRLIVLRDGAAGPVVVGFLNFHGPPDDRGFAEVGYEVHLDYRGQGYAIEAVRTMFDWAAREHDVHRFRASISPGNERSENLVHKLGMTHVGAQWDDPDGLELIYTVDRWGLSA; encoded by the coding sequence ATGGCTGACGACCCCCGGCCCGTCGAATCCGAGCGCCTGGCCATGCCGCTGCTGACCGCCAGCCGAATGGAGCGCCTGCTGGCTGGGGATGCCGATTCGGTGGCGCCGGAGATCGGCGCGCCGATCCCGGACTGGTGGGCGAACGATGCGGGCCGCCTGATGCGGTTCCGGCTCAAGCAGATTGGCAAGGAACCGGCCAGCGAACCGTGGCTGCTGCGGCTGATCGTGCTGCGCGACGGCGCCGCCGGGCCGGTGGTGGTCGGGTTTCTGAACTTCCACGGTCCGCCCGACGACCGCGGCTTCGCGGAGGTGGGATATGAGGTCCATCTCGATTACCGCGGCCAGGGGTACGCGATCGAGGCGGTGCGAACGATGTTCGACTGGGCCGCCCGCGAGCACGACGTGCATCGGTTCCGGGCGTCCATCTCACCGGGCAATGAACGGTCGGAGAACCTGGTCCACAAGCTCGGGATGACGCACGTCGGCGCCCAGTGGGACGACCCCGACGGACTGGAGCTGATCTATACCGTGGACCGATGGGGGTTGTCGGCCTAG